A stretch of Phoenix dactylifera cultivar Barhee BC4 chromosome 16, palm_55x_up_171113_PBpolish2nd_filt_p, whole genome shotgun sequence DNA encodes these proteins:
- the LOC103700814 gene encoding uncharacterized protein LOC103700814, with protein sequence MECLWDRVVIPMRQVWINVATRIGVRKTGLWKLRKEVRTCEYEDLHVMWAMLRKTDTEIGRYPPVGMGGDSKIQRRRRRHHRMGRGRGRGRGRSGVWTAVLECAPYNLCRSF encoded by the exons ATGGAGTGCTTGTGGGATCGGGTGGTGATTCCGATGAGGCAAGTCTGGATCAACGTGGCTACACGCATCGGCGTTCGGAAAACCG GATTGTGGAAGCTGAGGAAGGAGGTGAGGACGTGCGAGTACGAGGACTTGCACGTGATGTGGGCGATGCTGCGGAAGACTGATACCGAGATCGGGCGGTATCCGCCGGTGGGGATGGGTGGTGATAGCAAGATCcaacggcggaggaggaggcatcaccggatggggagggggagggggagggggagggggaggagcggCGTGTGGACGGCGGTGCTCGAATGCGCTCCTTATAACCTCTGCCGCTCCTTCTAA